The Kosakonia sacchari SP1 genome includes a window with the following:
- the csgF gene encoding curli production assembly/transport protein CsgF: MRSIYTLLALLLVAPACWAGTMTFQFRNPNFGGNPNNGAFLLNSAQAQNSYTDPSYKDYGVETTSALDNFTQAIQSQILGGLLTNINTGKPGRMVTSDFIVDISNKDGQLQLNVTDRKTGKTSTIQVSGLQSGSTDF; encoded by the coding sequence ATGCGTAGCATATATACCCTGCTTGCGCTGTTGCTTGTCGCGCCTGCATGCTGGGCGGGAACCATGACATTCCAGTTTCGTAATCCTAATTTCGGCGGTAATCCTAATAACGGTGCATTTTTATTAAATAGCGCCCAGGCACAAAATTCTTATACCGATCCCAGCTATAAGGATTACGGCGTGGAAACCACTTCCGCGCTGGATAATTTCACCCAGGCAATACAATCACAAATATTGGGCGGGCTACTTACCAATATTAATACCGGTAAACCTGGGCGAATGGTGACCAGCGATTTTATCGTGGATATTTCCAACAAAGATGGACAACTGCAATTAAATGTCACCGACAGAAAAACCGGCAAGACATCAACAATTCAGGTGTCGGGCTTGCAAAGCGGTTCAACGGACTTTTAA